In one Trichlorobacter lovleyi SZ genomic region, the following are encoded:
- a CDS encoding sensor histidine kinase, with protein MRRLLPRRFSLIQKLTILTGTVVVLFMTLFAWVNINNLQKLLVNNTIRDLDNLASTIIRMTRHQMLVDNRTIVYQMINEVANRPGVERIRMINRDGVIVHSTATDEIGQLLDQKAARCSLCHKPGQTLTRPPLLERSRFFTLPDGKQVMGLAKAVQNEQSCSTAACHAHAGSTRVLGVVDIIVSLDVLKADLASYRNRIILLTVLLIILLGASLTFFTLHLVNRPVNELLRHTARLAQGQLDCEMTPTSNDELGELMRAFQLMTSNLRQARNDLEEWGRTLEEKVRDRSDQLQRMQMQLVHTEKLASLGELVAGIAHEINNPLSGILIFSSLAAKDKRLDPALQGDLETISSEAQRCAGIVKGLLEFARDYQPKMTVCEINQVVLDSLRLVECQSVFQNVAILRQLDNDLPQIMADQNQLKQVFINIFINAGQAMQDLKRGELKIITTRAVEPEGGVMVRISDSGCGVPEEQLGKLFDPFFTTKGTGGTGLGLSVSYGIIQAHGGTITAESVIGVGTTFRISLPACTGEKNSE; from the coding sequence TTGAGACGATTACTGCCCCGTCGATTTTCGCTGATTCAGAAACTGACCATCCTGACCGGTACCGTGGTGGTGCTGTTCATGACCCTGTTTGCCTGGGTCAATATCAATAACCTGCAAAAACTGCTGGTTAATAATACCATTCGGGATCTTGATAACCTGGCATCCACCATCATCAGGATGACCCGCCATCAGATGCTGGTGGATAACCGCACTATTGTCTACCAGATGATCAACGAGGTGGCCAATCGCCCAGGGGTTGAGCGGATCAGGATGATCAACCGTGACGGGGTGATTGTTCACTCAACCGCCACAGATGAAATCGGACAGCTGCTGGATCAGAAAGCAGCCCGGTGCAGCCTCTGCCATAAGCCGGGACAGACCCTGACCAGACCGCCGCTGCTTGAGCGCAGCCGGTTCTTTACCCTGCCTGACGGCAAACAGGTTATGGGGCTGGCCAAGGCGGTACAGAACGAGCAGAGCTGTTCCACAGCCGCCTGTCATGCCCATGCCGGTTCCACCAGGGTGCTGGGGGTGGTTGATATCATTGTGTCCCTGGATGTCCTCAAGGCTGATCTTGCCTCCTACCGTAACCGGATTATCCTTCTGACCGTGCTGCTGATCATCCTGTTGGGGGCTTCGCTTACCTTTTTTACCCTGCATCTGGTCAACCGTCCGGTCAATGAACTGCTTCGCCACACCGCCAGACTGGCCCAGGGACAACTGGACTGCGAAATGACCCCCACCTCCAATGACGAACTGGGGGAGTTGATGCGTGCCTTTCAGCTGATGACCAGCAATCTTCGACAGGCCCGCAATGATCTGGAGGAGTGGGGCCGCACCCTTGAAGAAAAGGTGCGTGATCGTTCTGACCAGCTGCAGCGGATGCAGATGCAGCTGGTACACACGGAGAAACTGGCCTCTCTGGGTGAACTGGTGGCCGGTATTGCCCATGAGATCAACAACCCGCTGTCCGGCATCCTGATCTTCAGTTCGCTGGCTGCCAAGGACAAACGGCTTGATCCGGCCCTGCAGGGAGATCTTGAGACCATCAGCAGTGAGGCGCAGCGTTGTGCCGGTATCGTCAAGGGGCTGCTTGAGTTTGCGCGGGACTATCAACCCAAAATGACGGTCTGTGAGATTAACCAAGTGGTCCTGGACTCCCTGCGGCTGGTTGAGTGTCAATCGGTCTTCCAGAATGTGGCCATCCTGCGGCAACTGGATAACGACCTACCGCAGATCATGGCTGATCAGAACCAGCTCAAGCAGGTCTTTATCAATATCTTTATCAATGCCGGACAGGCCATGCAGGATCTGAAGCGTGGGGAGCTGAAGATCATAACCACCAGAGCGGTGGAACCGGAAGGCGGGGTCATGGTCAGGATCTCCGACTCCGGCTGCGGTGTGCCGGAGGAACAGCTGGGCAAGCTGTTTGACCCGTTCTTTACCACGAAAGGTACCGGCGGTACCGGCCTGGGTCTGTCGGTCTCCTACGGCATTATTCAGGCCCACGGCGGTACTATTACTGCTGAAAGTGTCATTGGCGTTGGGACTACCTTCCGTATCAGCCTGCCCGCCTGTACTGGTGAAAAGAATAGTGAATGA